One Coffea eugenioides isolate CCC68of chromosome 2, Ceug_1.0, whole genome shotgun sequence genomic window, ATAAAGCTGCCTATAAAGCTCATTTGTTTGCAAAAACTTCAGATCTTGTTGCTCATTCATTACATTTATTATTCACTGTATAATcaaattttcttgttcttcatACCATAAGGTAATAAATTTTGAGCCTTGTTAATCGAACAGTACAATAAAAGCTGCAGAGAAACTTCTCTATTTCTGTCTGGCCACGAACTCGGACATCTTTAAATAAGTGTCGTCCAGTTTGGACTGGAGAGGAGTGTAGATTCTAAAGCCAAATGCTTTCCCTCCAAAATTTGAGTGATTCGAGGGGGTACAAATTCCTCCTGGTAAATAAAATTCCGGAACTGGTAGGCTAGTTCACCTGTAGCCGGTAGTGTGCAACAGATATTAGCATGAAAATATGCAACAAATGCGCCAGAAGACGATAGCCAGTAGGCATACATAGACTTTCCCCAGAGAATTTATCAACTCTTGCAAAGCAAACACTTGATTCTTATTTCTTATCCATTAAAGTCAAAACAGTTAAGTGAGCTTATGTCACCCAAATATGGCAAGTGAAACAACACATTCATCAATTCTATCAAGGTCTCCAAATATGCAATCTTACATCTCTTGAAGGTTAATGTGACATGCACTGAAGTGTAATAACTATTCTCTAACATGCTACAAATTTTACATCCTGAATCAAAattaaaattggcaaaattcTATTCAGATGAGGAGTTGACATGCTTTTTGACGAAAAGCTTGGTCATGTCTTCAGTTACAATGTTGCTCCTGTAAAATATAAATTAGAAGATGATTAGAAGTCTTCACcaaaaggaataaaaaataGATAGTACGTCTAGGCCCAGAGCAGCAAAAGAACATAAATTTGGTATCAGCAGAAAATAACGGTTTCAATAAGTCAACAGTTCTGTTCTTCTTAGTCTTGTATCTCCTGCCATACACACGCTTCGATCGTCCACCGAAGGAAAAGATAATTTCAGATTCATACAAAAAGGTGAATTTAATGTCAATGCAATATCAGTGCCTATCATTCATTGGTTCTTCAGCGAAAACTAGTTCATGTTCCACAGTAACATAGTTTTTCACAGAATTATCACTAATGAACCGAACCAAACATCCTATGACATTTCTTGAATTAACTAACTATTTATAAACATGCAAGAATACACAAATATTGCAGCAAAAATTGTCtctaaaagaaaaagagagttaATAGCATCTAAacattttcaaaaaatgaaaagcTTGTACAATTCAGAGCACTTAGGAAGCTTTCTTCTTGGGAGTCCAGATGGCAAGTGTAGCTTTTGGAGATGACGGAATGTACTAATGTCACACATTCACAAAGTTCCACGAATGAAGTTACATCAGCCTTAGCGACTTGCTATTCCAAAATGCTAAATAAAGGCCAAATTTGGAACATTCTGACAAAAGGCACAGCATTGGTCGGAGAAAAAGAAGTAAACTTCCAAAGCAAGAAAAATTCACCTTCCGGCAAGTTGAGGTGGCAGCAAATGACCACCTACTGTATCTGGAACTCTTCTCGAACTGGGCAGGTTCCCTCTTGGTACTTTATTTCGAGTATGATTAGATGACGATGAACCATTTAAGTCTCTCTTTCTAGACTCACTTTCCGCCATTGCAGCTGCAACTCTGGAAGAATGATCGCTATGATTGCCCATGTGAGATGGCAAAGCAGGTGAATTTAAGAGAAGAGAAGCATCAGGGAGTACAAGCAGCGGAGTCTCCAACCGTTCTGGAACTTCTTCCCCTCTCTGATTTACACTTGACCCTGATCTCCTACACATCGAAAACAAaactttcattcaaaaacagCCACTACACAAGTTGGAGTCTGATCTTTTTAACATCATTATAACATGTCAAACACCATATTCTAAGTTTCCCCAAAAGAAAAGTACAAGTTTCAGCCTAAATGACAGAGGAAGGGTTATTGCACATTCCCTAATACGTCTTTAAAGTTTTCTAACAATTGCCCAACAGGCACCAGTTAATACACCTCATCTACACCTAATTTACCATTTAAATTCACACACTCCCATTCATTGCCGTCTTGCATTGTGATCCATTCCCAAATTAACTTCACTTTTCCAAAAACTAACACCTGAACCCCTCTTCACCAGTGCCTATTTGGCACCCATCAAACAACCCCTAATTTCCTTCCCTGTCAATAATCTCTCCGCTAAAACCAGAAGCTGGGAGTATCGTAGTTTCTAATACAATGTGAAACTCAGCATTTCATCCCAACTGTTATTCTCGGCCAGATCTTGCCAAACAGGCCCTAAAAAACTAGCAGCTAATTTTAAAGTTAaaaaaaccctagacctaaaaATCAAATGAATTAATTATCAAGAAAGAAACTTTCGGGATTGAAAATTGAAACATATTCAAAAATAAATCACTGGAAAAAGGCCCattaagaaaaagaaggaaatagaaaccctaagctgaggaaaaaaggaaattgagaacaagaaaaaaaaacttacctGTTGTTGTGATCTTCAGTAGAACTTGGAGCTGGAATTTGACTAACTGTAGCCTCAGGACGGCGTCGTTTTACATCGTCTGCAACAACTGTATCTGTTTCTGGAGGTTGTTCAGAAGCAGAAACTTTGGGTTCTTGTTCTTCTGCTtcagcttcttcttcttcatctgaTGAGGATGCGTAGTCCACCAGCGACATGGCTGATAATCCCTCACTCTCCCTGTCTCCTTCGTCTCTGTTCCTCTGTCTCTTCTTTTACGGTGTGCCTTCAGAGCATCCTTCCTTTCCTGCGACCCGTTTGGCATAACAGcgaatttttcatttctttttgggataatatcagaaacttCCCCTGAGGTTTCTTTTAATAGCACTTAGCATCTCTAAGGTTTacaaaatatcacttacctctcTTGATAATTGCAAGATAACTTGgataataaattatttgagataattttatgaaaaaatactgtagcaattttttgatgtgatatatatgaaataaaaagatgattaaaaaatatattaataatgCAAACAAGTCAATATGTATAAATAAAATGTGAATAATGTGCATTCCAAACACACTTTATATTAATCCTCACTTCATACATAACAcacatatcaaataaatggaattcaaaaaattaaagaaaaaaagtcacTTTCTTCTCTTCCCCTTTCTCCGACTTTctatcttttctattttttggatgattatgtgattttttttttgtaaattatcaTATAGTgaattttgtttatctttttcTAAGATTATATTAGAGTACGGTACAGTTTCTTTGGTtattttaatttgatttttataaCGATTTAGTACAACTTAAACGTTTTGGTCATGGGTTGAGAAGAGATTGGAAAAAAAACAGAgttcataaaaaaattatttttgagcATATAAATTTGAATTGCTGCTAATATATTTCTTTACAAgtatcttttttgtttttcaaatttatatttttaagagTCATAGCTTTGTGATACGGTGATAGTATTTAAGATCGTTTTTTAGGCGGTAATTTTTTAATAGAGTAAACAAAGTGGCTTAAAAGTATTTTTGTTTAACAAAAGAAGCAAAAGGGTAGTTTAGGGTTTTTAAAGATTAAAAatacaaacaacaaaaataagagaggtaagtaatatttttaaaatctcgGGTGTATgaagtgatattaagagaaagtTCAGGGGAAGTTTATGATATTATCCCTTTCTTTTTTGcactgctttttttttttgtttttattctttttttaattaattaggaAAGAAAGCTATTCATTTACcttggaaaattttcatttctttaattatttatttttttattttatttaaagaTATAGCACATCTTcgaattttgaaattgtttttttttctttttttaggtTATATTTTCAAAATGCAGTCTCAATCTAACAAGCATCTGGTTGCAAAATCcaaacaataatttttttttttgtgcaattCTCTGTAGCGAGTTTGGGGGCACTCAATTCATAGACCATgactaatttttatttttcgtgATAGAGTAAAACATTCACTATTATAATCATCTACCTTTTGAATATAAGAGAAAgagaatttatttaattaataattGGCAGTACTAGAATCCTCCACTAAGTTGAATCAccgaaaaaaatgaaaaaagaaaaaagaaagaaaaagatggcTAGCATATTCATGAAAGGTCTTGTTCTCGATGAGCACTCgacaacaaattcaaatcaagcCTGTCTTATACCATATTAACAAGCACAATCACAGTTGTTGCACTTTTTACATTTAGacttttttcaaattaactACATTTTTCTAAATAATTAACTACGTTTAGTCAAACCGTTTTAttaatcataattttttttgagaTCTCTTACTTGTAATTTGTCATTGTTTATCTAAGGTTAACTCAAGTCTATGAATCAATTGCAATTGGTCCAACAACCTTGGAATGGTTATGCAAATTTTCATATATCGCTTTTAATGTTTCACACATAATTTTGAATTCCGCTCATTGAGATATAAGCATGAATGAATACTAAAAACACACACTGAGGAGCAGCAGAAGGCAGGAATTTTAGGTATGCTGGGTATCAATGGTATCAATGGCAGAGATTGTGGCAGAGGTTATGGGAAAGATTGTGGCAGATATTATGGGAAAGATTATGGCAGATTATATGGCAGAGGATATGGGAAAGATTGTGGCAGATATTATGGGAAAGATTATGGTAGATTATGACAGACATTATGGCTAAAATCTGTATATATTTCTTACCTAGAATAGAAAATCAGTTACAATAGTTGTATATTAGGTCAATCAATCAAGTGTATATAGGGGTTTACCAAAAATAGATTGTACATGAATTCTTATTTAATAGAAAGGACCAGGAAGAGGAAAGGGGCGGATTGCCAGTCAATTTACTCAAATTTtgacatggtatcagagcctacaTTTTGAATCTATAAGatattttgagtgttttttttttctatagcTTTTTGGGTTGATTTCTTTTCAACATTCTGATTTTGATATTTCTTAGTTTATCAATCTGTGATTTCGGATTTGCATTTGAGTTTTGTTAAGAATGGCTGCTGAGAATTCTTTTGGAAGACAATCTGCAGAGACTTTGGGTATCAGACTTACACGGAAGAATTATGCAACATGGGAATTTCAGTTCAGAATGTTTCTGAAAGGGAAGGAGCTTTGGGGTCACATTGATGGGTCTTCTACTGCTTCTGGAACTGAGAAAGAAATAAGTCAATGGGAGACAAATGATTCACGAATTATTTCATGGATTTTAGCATCCATTGAACCTCATATGGTGAACAGCTTACGTTCATTTAATACTGCAAAGGAGATATGGAATTTTCTGAAATGCATATATCATCAACACAACACTGCAAGACGATTTCAGCTTGAACTTGATATCAGTAAGTTCAGTCAAGGTAATCTCTCTATTGAGCAATATTATTCTGAATTTCTAAATCTGTGGGGTGAATATTCTGATATCATCTACTCTGAGATACCTAAGGAGGCCTTAGCAAGCTTTCAAAAAGTTCATCAAGTTAGCATGCGTGATCAGTTTTTGATGAAACTGAGGCCAGAATTTGAGACTGCTCGGGGTGGATTGCTGAATCGAAATCCAGTTCCTTCTTTGGATGTGTGTGTTGGTGAATTGTTACGGGAAGAACAAAGATTGACTACACAGTCAATTCTAAGTGCAGCTGGTGGGACATCAGAGGTTGTCAATGTTGCTTATACTGCACAAGGAAGGAATAGAGGAAAGGGACAAATGCAGTGCTACAGCTGCAAGGAGTTTGGCCATATTGCTCGCAATTGTGGTAAGAAATTCTGCAATTACTGTAAGCAAAGTGGACATATTCTCAAGGAATGTCCTACACGTCCGGAAAACAGGCGAGCCCAAGCTTTTCAAGCTACTGTTCCAGATGCTCCTGTTATTGGTCCTACATCTACAACCAGCCAGACTGTTATGACCCCAGAAATGGTCCAGCAGATGATTCTTACTGCATTTTCTGCCCTTGGTCTTCAAGGTCAAGGTAAGCCAGCTTCATCTATTTGGTTTATCGACTCAGGAGAGACCAATCATATGACTGGTTCATCtgattttttacaaaatttgcGGCCATATACTGGTCGCCAAAATATTCAGATTGCTAATGGTAGTAATCTTCCAATTACAGCTATTGGTGATATTGGACATTTTTTTCGCCATGTATTTGTTGCTCCTAAGTTGTCTACTAATTTGATCTCTGTTGGACAGCTAGTGGAGAATCATTGTGATGTACATTTCTCTCGTGGTGGTTGTCTTGTGCAGGACCAGATGTCGGGGAAGGTAATCGCGAAGGGGCCTGGAGTGGGAAGATTATTTCCATTGCAATTTACTGTTCCTAGAACTTTATCTTTAGCCTCTATGATTGTTGAAAATAAGGCTGAAATTCGGCATAGACGATTGGGCCATCCAAATAATGTCATTTTATCTGATTTAATAAAGCGTGGTTTTCTTGGTGCTAAAGATCAAGGTTTTACTCATGCATCATCTCTTGATTGTTCTGTGTGTAAATTGGGAAAGAGTAAGATGTTACCTTTTCCTACTTCTGTTGGTTGTGCTAGTGCATGCTTTAAGATAATACATAGTGATGTTTGGGGTATTACTCCTGTCATTTCACATGCGCAGTATAAATACTTGACATTCATTGATGACTATAGTCGGTTCACATGGATATATTTCCTGCGCACTAAAGCTGAGGTGTTTACTGTTTTTCAAACCTTTGTGGCTTACATTGAGACACAATTTTCCACTTGTATTAAGATCTTACGATCTGATAATGGTGGGGAATATGTGTCACATGACTTCCAAGCCTACTTGCAACACAAAGGGATCGTATCTCAGAGATCATGTCCTTATACCCCTCAACAAAATGGGGTGGCTGAACGCAAAAACCGCCATTTGTTGGATATGGTTCGAACATTACTCTTGCAATCTTCTGTACCCCCTAGATTTTGGGTTGAAGCTTTGTCAACTGCTGTGTATTTGATTAATCGATTGCCTTCTCAACAATTGGGTTTTGATTCTCCTTATTATCATCTTTTTGGTGTACATCCTAATTATCACATGCTACACACATTTGGTTGTGTTTGTTTTGTTCACCTACCAACTCATGAGCGCCACAAGCTTGCAGCTCAGTCAGTTCGGTGTGCCTTTATAGGCTATAGCACCACTCAAAAAGGATTCTTATGTTATGATGCTGTTTACTAATCGTTATTGCGTGTCTCTCGGGAACATGTCATTTTCTTTGAGCATGAGTACTATTTTCAGCAGCACACTTTTGTCTTCCAAAACAATGTTGTTCTTCCTTAGCTTTGATGATATATCTCTCACCAATTCAACGATTTAGAACCTGGGCATTGTTCTATCAAACTTCGACACTTCCATTCATTAGCAAATCCTTCCCGATCCTGCTCCACTTGCCTACCACTTCTTAGGGGAATTCTGTGACTCTGCGACGATCTTCCCGCTATCAGCAAAAACCTTCCTGATAGGATATTTTCTCGCCGCTTTAGTTGACACTGCCTTTACCTTCCTCTTATCTCAAGCCAACTAAACATGCATGTGGGTAAATAAAGCTCATGAACGAAGCAGAAACTCAAGCTCTTTGGAGAATTCTACTGGACATCTACCTTTCCTTACTGGTGTAAAAAAACCCATTGGCTGTAAATGGGTCTTATTCCATTAAATTACCGGTCCGATGGAACGCTGATAGACATAAGCGATGATTGTGCGCCCTTGATAATCGACAGGGATATGGAATCAATTATGAGGAGACTTTGGCTCCTGTACAAAGAAGACTACGGTACGACTTGTTCTTGCCATTGCTGCTTTCTAAGGATGTGTCCATTGTGACAGACATGGACGTTAAGAATTGCCTTTTTACAGTTAAGATCTGGAAAGAAGACATTTATATGACTCCACCACCAGGTAATTCTCCACACCATCAGgtgaattttgtaaaaaatcaGATGAACCAGTCATATGATTGGTCTCTCCTGAGTCGATAAACCAAATAGATGAAGCTGGCTTACCTTGACCTTGAAGACCAAGGGCAGAAAATGCAGTAAGAATCATCTGCTGGACCATTTCTGGGGTCATAACAGTCTGGCTGGTTGTAGATGTAGGACCAATAACAGGAGCATCTGGAACAGTAGCTTGAAAAGCTTGGGCTCGCCTGTTTTCCGGACGTGTAGGACATTCCTTGAGAATATGTCCACTTTGCTTACAGTAATTGCAGAATTTCTTACCACAATTGCGAGCAATATGGCCAAACTCCTTGCAGCTGTAGCACTGCATTTGTCCCTTTCCTCTATTCCTTCCTTGTGCAGTATAAGCAACATTGACAACCTCTGATGTCCCACCAGCTGCACTTAGAATTGACTGTGTAGTCAATCTTTGTTCTTCCCGTAACAATTCACCAACACACACATCCAAAGAAGGAACTGGATTTCGATTCAGCAATCCACCCCGAGCAGTCTCAAATTCTGGCCTCAGTTTCATCAAAAACTGATCACGCATGCTAACTTGATGAACTTTTTGAAAGCTTGCTAAGGCCTCCTTAGGTATCTCAGAGTAGATGATATCAGAATATTCACCCCACAGATTTAGAAATTCAGAATAATATTGCTCAATAGAGAGATTACCTTGACTGAACTTACTGATATCAAGTTCAAGCTGAAATCGTCTTGCAGTGTTGTGTTGATGATATATGCGTTTCAGAAAATTCCATATCTCCTTTGCAGTATTAAATGAACGTAAGCTGTTCACCATATGAGGTTCAATGGATGCTAAAATCCATGAAATAATTCGTGAATCATTTGTCTCCCATTGACTTATTTCTTTCTCAGTTCCAGAAGCAGTAGAAGACCCATCAATGTGACCCCAAAGCTCCTTCCCTTTCAGAAACATTTTGAACTGAAATTCCCATGCTGCATAATTCTTCCCTGTAAGTCTGATACCCAAAGTCTCTGCAGATTGTCTTCTAAAAGAATTCTCAGCAGCCATTCTTAACAAAACTCAAATGCAAATCCGAAATCACAGATTGATAAACTAAGAAATATCAAAATCAGAATGTTGAATAGAAATCAACCCAAAAAActatagaaaaaaaaacactcaaaatatCTTATAGATTCAAAAGGTAGGCTCTGAtataggcctgtcaacgggtcgggtctagacccggatccggaccggatccgtgaaattattgcgggtatgggtagggatttaattccgtttcccggatccggatccggatccgttttgtcaaacaaaaaaacgggtcgaatacggaatatagtattccgacccgtattagacccggatccggatataaatgaattaataatttaaaaaatatatatttatcaatataatttgattagggtgatgtattttaataaagttaattttgatttcttttcttatttgattttttctttgcattagttagaaattagtttacaaatatatttttttctcatttttattagaaattataaaatttggtaaatttgttcgggtagacccggatccggatccgggacccgtcggatccggatccggaacatagaataaaagacccgtcgggtaaacgggtcggatccggatccggcatagtaattcgggtccgggtccgaaataatgaattccgacccggacccggcccgttgacagccctactCTGATACCATGTCAAAATTTGAGTAAATTGACTGGCAAGCACCTCGGCACCTTCATTTGGCAGCTGTTCGCCGCATTGTTCgccatttgaaaggcacttctTCTCGTGGTCTTTTCTTTCCAACAAACTCTCCTATTCGCCTGATTGCATATAGTGATGCTGATTGGGCTGGTTGTTCTGATACTAGACGTTCAGTTACTGGTTGGTGCATGTTCCTTGGTACTTCTCTCGTTTCCTGGAAAAGCAAGAAGCAAGACACGGTGTCTAAGTCTTCTACGGAGTCTGAGTATCGTGCTATGTCTTCTGCGTGCTCTGAAATTGTTTGGCTCCGTGGATTGTTAGGTGAGCTCGGGTTTCCTCAAAAAGGGTCTACACCGCTCCATGCCGACAACACTAGTGCAATTCAAATTGCTGCTAATCCAGTATTTCACGAGCGTACCAAACACATTGAAGTGGATTGTCACTCTATTCGTGAATCATATGATGCTCAGGTCATCTCTCTTCCGCATATCCCCACTGATCTCCAGATTGCGGATGTGTTTACTAAAGCTCTCTCCAAAAATCATCATCACTTTCTTGTTGACAAATTGATGCTTGTTGATCAGCCAGCATCAATTTGAGGGGGGATATCAATGGTATCAATGGCAGAGATTGTGGCAGAGGTTATGAGAAAGATTGTGGCAGATATTATGGGAAAGATTATGGCAGATTATATGGCAGAGGTTATGGGAAAGATTGTGGCAGATATTATGGGAAAGATTATGGCAGATTATGACAGACATTATGGCTAAAATCTGTATATATTTCTTACCTAGAATAGAAAATCAGTTACAATAGCTGTATATTAGGTCAATCAATCAAGTGTATATAGGGGTTTACCAAAAATAGATTGTACAGGAATTCTTATTTAATAGAAAGGACCAGGAAGAGGAAAGGGGCGGATTGCCAGTCAATTTACTCAAATTTTGACACTGGGTGGAATGAAAGAGGTCAAGCAGAGTAAGTATCTTGGGCTACCAATGGTGATTGGTAGGACAAAAAAACAGGTTTTTAGCTACATCAAAGAGAGAGTTATCAAAAGGTTAAGTAACTGGAAGGAGAAGTTATTGAGTAATGCAAGTAAGGAGGTACTGTTAAAATCAGTGGTGCTAGCTTTACCTACTTATGCTATGAGCTGTTGCAGGTTGCCAAAAGGCTTGTGTGTGGACTTATGCAGAGAAATGGCTAAATTCTGGTGGGGGGATAGTGAGggtaataaaaaaattcattggaTTGGTTGGAAGGAACTCTCAGAGGTTAAAGGCAGAGGGGGGTTTGGGATTTAGAGATCTACAGGAATTTAATGATGCTATGCTAGCTAAGCAGCTCTGGAGGATTTTAACCAATCCAAACCTGTTAGTTAGTAAAATTCTGAGAGGGAGGTACTTTAGGGGAGTTTCAATTTGGAGGATGGAGGCTAAGGCTGGGGATTCAGGGGTATGGAGGAGCCTATTAAGTTCTAAGGAGCTGTTACAGAGAGGGATTAGGAAGACTGTTGGTGATGGACGAAATATAATTATTTGGGAGGATAACTGGATTCCTGGATATGGAGAATGGAAGAATTAGGACCAGGAAACCTCAACACTGCCAACTAAAATCTGTCCATGAGCTGATGAAGGATGGTAGATGGAATGAGGACCTGATGAGCACCTACTTTGAGGAGGAGGACTGCAGCAAGATTAAGAAAATTCCTATTAGTGAACGAGGAGCCAAGGATAGACTAGTGTGGGTGTTTTCAAGTGCTGGCCAATATACTGTCAAGAGTGGCTATGCGGTGGCAAAAGACGTGCAGAAGAGGAAAGAGAGGCCTGATCATCAAAGGGGCAGCAGCAGTAGAAATATGGAGGAATCTGGTGCTTGGAAATTTTTGTGGAGTTTAAAGGTAAAACATAAATTGAAGCACTTTATTTGGAAGTGTCTACATAGAGTTTTACCAGTGAATGAGGCAGTGAAGTGTAGAATGAGGAGGGGAAATGACACGTCTATGTTGTGGTGACATGACAGAGGCGTTGGAACACATGTTGTTTTTTTGCCAGCATGCAGAGCTAAATATGGAAGGCGGCTCCCATCTGTTGGGATGGTCTCAATGTTTATAGGAATAATTTTTGGCATTGGTGGAATAGTTTGGTGGAAGCTAAGGTAAGAAAGGAGGGCAGGAACCATATTGAACTGACGATTAATACACTGtggcaaatttggaaatcaaGAAATCTAATTCAGTTCAGCAATGACAGAAAATGTCCTGGCTTTGTTGTTGGTAAAGCTGTGCAGGAATGGCAAGAGTATGCTGAGGTAGTTAATGAAGGGGATGGGCCGAAAAAGGATGGTAAGGGAGAAGCTTATGGAGAAGGAAAGTGGTCACCTCCACCACAGCATTTTATTTGTCTAAACACTGATGCAGCATTGAGACAGAAGGATGGAAAGATAGGTCGGGG contains:
- the LOC113762072 gene encoding uncharacterized protein LOC113762072; this encodes MSLVDYASSSDEEEEAEAEEQEPKVSASEQPPETDTVVADDVKRRRPEATVSQIPAPSSTEDHNNRRSGSSVNQRGEEVPERLETPLLVLPDASLLLNSPALPSHMGNHSDHSSRVAAAMAESESRKRDLNGSSSSNHTRNKVPRGNLPSSRRVPDTVGGHLLPPQLAGRSNIVTEDMTKLFVKKHVNSSSE